The Caballeronia sp. Lep1P3 genome window below encodes:
- the nuoK gene encoding NADH-quinone oxidoreductase subunit NuoK translates to MLSLAHYLVLGAILFAISIVGIFLNRRNVIIILMAIELMLLAVNTNFVAFSHYLGDVHGQIFVFFVLTVAAAEAAIGLAILVTLFRSLDTINVEDLDQLKG, encoded by the coding sequence ATGTTGAGTCTTGCCCATTACCTCGTGCTCGGCGCGATCCTCTTCGCGATCAGCATCGTCGGCATCTTCCTGAACCGCCGCAACGTCATCATCATCCTGATGGCCATCGAGCTGATGCTGCTCGCGGTGAACACCAATTTCGTCGCGTTCTCGCACTATCTGGGCGACGTGCACGGCCAGATCTTCGTGTTCTTCGTCTTGACCGTGGCCGCAGCGGAAGCCGCAATCGGTCTCGCGATTCTCGTGACCCTGTTCCGTAGCCTCGACACGATCAACGTCGAGGACCTCGATCAGCTCAAAGGTTAA
- the nuoH gene encoding NADH-quinone oxidoreductase subunit NuoH, which produces MGLFDTINAGGTQLLGVAWPTVWALVRILVVAVVILLCVAYLILWERKLIGWMHVRVGPNRVGPAGLLQPIADVLKLLLKEVIQPTQASKWIYVIAPIMTVVPAFAVWAVIPFQAKAVLGNINAGLLYVMAISSIGVYGVILAGWASNSKYAFLGAMRAAAQMVSYEISMGFALVVVLMVAGTLNMSDIVASQQRGIFAGFGVNILSWNWLPLLPMFVVYFISGIAETNRHPFDVVEGESEIVAGHMIDYSGMAFALFFLAEYINMIVISAIATTLFLGGWDAPFGFLSFIPGVFWFVLKVFFLLSVFIWARATFPRYRYDQIMRLGWKVFLPVSVVWVVVVGFWIMSPLNIWK; this is translated from the coding sequence ATGGGCTTGTTCGATACGATCAACGCAGGCGGCACGCAGCTTCTCGGCGTTGCCTGGCCCACCGTGTGGGCGCTGGTGCGCATCCTCGTGGTTGCGGTTGTGATCCTGCTGTGCGTCGCGTACCTGATTTTGTGGGAACGCAAGCTCATCGGCTGGATGCACGTGCGTGTCGGCCCGAACCGCGTCGGCCCGGCGGGTTTGCTGCAGCCGATCGCGGACGTGCTGAAGCTCCTGCTGAAGGAAGTCATTCAGCCGACGCAGGCGAGCAAATGGATCTACGTGATCGCGCCGATCATGACCGTGGTGCCGGCGTTCGCGGTCTGGGCGGTCATCCCGTTCCAGGCGAAAGCGGTGCTCGGCAACATCAACGCGGGTCTGCTGTATGTCATGGCGATCTCGTCCATCGGCGTGTACGGCGTGATTCTCGCGGGCTGGGCGTCCAACTCGAAGTACGCGTTCCTCGGTGCCATGCGCGCGGCCGCGCAGATGGTGTCCTACGAAATCTCGATGGGCTTCGCGCTCGTCGTCGTGCTGATGGTCGCGGGCACGCTGAACATGTCGGATATCGTTGCCTCGCAGCAGCGCGGCATTTTCGCGGGCTTCGGCGTGAACATCCTGTCGTGGAACTGGCTGCCGCTCCTACCGATGTTCGTCGTGTACTTCATTTCGGGCATCGCGGAAACGAACCGTCACCCGTTCGACGTGGTGGAAGGCGAATCGGAAATCGTCGCGGGTCACATGATCGACTACTCCGGCATGGCGTTCGCGCTGTTCTTCCTCGCCGAGTACATCAACATGATCGTGATCTCGGCGATCGCCACGACACTGTTCCTCGGCGGCTGGGACGCCCCGTTCGGGTTCCTGTCGTTTATCCCCGGCGTGTTCTGGTTCGTGCTCAAGGTCTTCTTCCTGCTGTCGGTCTTCATCTGGGCGCGCGCCACGTTCCCGCGTTACCGCTATGACCAGATCATGCGTCTCGGCTGGAAGGTGTTCCTGCCGGTGTCGGTAGTGTGGGTGGTCGTGGTCGGCTTCTGGATCATGTCGCCGCTCAACATCTGGAAGTAG
- a CDS encoding NADH-quinone oxidoreductase subunit J, translating into MEFTTVLFYIFALLLTVSALKVITSRNPVSSALFLVLAFFNAAAIWMLLQAEFLAILLVLVYVGAVMVLFLFVVMMLDINIDVLRRDFKRFVPLATLVGAIIVLETALILWHGFGATMAPLHDAGAAAGVSGAALMPNTQLIGKVIYTDYIFAFEIAGLVLLVAIIAAISLTIRDKKDKKTQNVSRQVKVRRQDRVRIVKMPAETQAPDASVEPAVTGNIGAGAVDNKG; encoded by the coding sequence ATGGAATTCACAACCGTACTGTTCTATATCTTCGCGCTGCTGCTGACCGTGTCGGCGCTGAAGGTGATCACCTCGCGCAACCCGGTGTCATCCGCGCTTTTCCTCGTGCTCGCGTTCTTCAACGCAGCCGCGATCTGGATGCTGCTGCAAGCCGAATTCCTCGCGATCCTTCTGGTGCTCGTGTACGTCGGCGCGGTGATGGTGCTGTTCCTTTTCGTCGTGATGATGCTCGACATCAACATCGATGTCCTGCGGCGCGATTTCAAGCGCTTCGTGCCGCTCGCGACCCTCGTCGGCGCCATCATCGTGCTCGAAACGGCGCTCATCCTGTGGCACGGTTTCGGCGCAACGATGGCTCCGCTGCATGACGCAGGCGCCGCGGCAGGCGTGAGCGGCGCGGCATTGATGCCGAACACGCAGCTCATCGGCAAGGTCATCTACACCGACTACATCTTCGCGTTCGAAATCGCGGGTCTCGTGCTGCTCGTCGCGATCATCGCGGCGATCTCCCTCACGATCCGCGACAAGAAGGACAAGAAGACGCAAAACGTCAGCCGGCAGGTAAAGGTCCGCCGTCAGGACCGCGTGCGTATCGTCAAGATGCCGGCGGAAACGCAGGCACCGGACGCCTCCGTGGAACCGGCCGTGACCGGCAACATCGGCGCGGGCGCCGTGGACAACAAGGGCTGA
- the nuoI gene encoding NADH-quinone oxidoreductase subunit NuoI, with amino-acid sequence MNAIQNFFKTFFLTELLKGLALTGRYAFQRKITVQFPEEKTPVSPRFRGLHALRRYENGEERCIACKLCEAVCPALAITIESETRADNTRRTTRYDIDLTKCIFCGFCEESCPVDSIVETHILEYHGEKRGDLYFTKDMLLAVGDRYEKEIAASKAADAPYR; translated from the coding sequence ATGAACGCAATTCAGAACTTCTTTAAGACCTTCTTCCTGACCGAGCTGCTGAAGGGTCTCGCGCTGACGGGCCGTTACGCGTTCCAGCGCAAGATTACCGTGCAGTTCCCGGAAGAAAAGACGCCGGTGTCGCCGCGTTTCCGCGGCCTGCACGCGCTGCGCCGCTACGAGAACGGCGAAGAGCGCTGTATCGCGTGCAAGCTGTGCGAAGCGGTGTGCCCGGCGCTCGCGATCACCATCGAATCGGAAACGCGCGCGGATAACACCCGCCGCACGACGCGCTACGACATCGACCTGACCAAGTGCATCTTCTGCGGCTTCTGCGAAGAAAGCTGTCCGGTCGACTCGATCGTCGAGACGCATATCCTCGAATATCACGGCGAAAAGCGCGGCGATCTGTATTTCACGAAGGACATGCTGCTTGCAGTGGGCGATCGTTACGAGAAGGAAATCGCCGCATCGAAGGCGGCGGACGCTCCGTACCGTTGA